The stretch of DNA GTCCTTTAGTACCTGGGGGTGGATATCATTTAGTCCCTGACCTTTATTTACTTGcatattctagtctcttttgTATAAATTCATCAATAGTAATATTAGAATTGGCTCTAGTAGAAAGTAAGCCTTCAcactggttcctcagttgtgtaatCAGAAGAAAAATAACAGTGCAACATCTCTGCTTTTTCCCAGCTCTCATAAACCAACTTACCTGCCTTAGATACTACTGCAAGGGTCCCACTTCTTCTTGCTTAATTCCTTTACTATTTAATAGTTTGAATTTATTTAACCCCTCACTGGAATGTTCTTTTCATTCTCAATTTCTgttaaatgcatgtttttttctttccaacCTCAACGCTGATAAAACCATAATGGTATTTCTTTGTGACCCAAACTGGGTATAAGAACTGATCTGAAAGCTAAGCTAGATTGGGGAAACTGCTTATTTCCTTTCCAGACTGGCCACTACCCTGTGCAGGTTACTTCGGACAACTTCCCActagcgattcactttattgtgaCCGTAGTATCCAATATTGAACCACAGGCAACAAATGTCACCATGTTCTACtacccttaaagggcacctatcaccctaaaattgtttCTCCCACTAGAGATGCAGGCTAATAACGCTCACACTCCAGTTGGGGTAAAcagtcatttgtttaaaaaaaaaatagcccccacAGCAGCTCCCGgtttgggcagccatgttgtggcactcacATGCGCATGGCTCCTACGTCatacacatgcgcataatgaacGAGCAGAAAGTCTTGCTCATTATGTGTATACACGCTTaataacatggccgcccacaGCAGGAGCTCCCTCCTTGCGCAAGTGGCCTGGCACCGGCAGAAACGGCTTTTTAAGAAACAAACTACTGTTTCAACCAACTAGAGTGCGGGCTCTTAGTGCACACCTTTGGCGGAGGAAATAAATTTAGGTTAATAGGTGCCCTTAAGGTTTAAAAGAACTACAGGATAACTGTAGGAAATGAAACATCTCTTCTAAGATATCAGAGTTGCCATTGTATTCCCATCATTTTATTGTTTGTCCAGAGAAAGGAAACCATTTTCTTTACAGCTGCTGTGAAACCCCCAtcatcccatcatcctcagctaaTTAAAAGATCTGGCTTTGGATAACTGGATCCAATTGTTTTTTGCCTTGTTATACaatgcataaaaataaagacagaCACAGACATATCTGACAGTTGTGTTATATTCTATGTACCAGAGTGTATAAATAATGTGACATAACACAGGTAGATCCGAGAGACAGAAAATCCGGATTAACAGTAAATCTTCTGAAAAACAATACACtggaaaaaaacagctttttaacCATTCTGCTGCCAGAAAGATTGCCCCTCTATAGCAGCAGGACTCAGCCCTATAATGGAATGTGCCAATTTTCATTAGGAAAACAGTGGTGGAAGCTGAATAAGGAGCATAAGAAACACCCTCCCAAAAGTCATAAAATTCTGCGTACCGTATATTTAGTTAAATATAGacatttgttatttatacataaaatCACTTGAATAAAACTAGAAATGATTTAGTTCCACTAAAAACTCATTTTAGGTAACCACGTGTCTGTTGCTTGTCCGTTTCCTCCACGTCACATTTCTTTTGTATACAATGTTAGTCATCCCCCCAGAATCAACAGATTTCTCATATTAAACTGCTTTCTGGAGAGGAGATGTAATacggaaaatatatatatatatattgttctatAATCATTTTCTCACTTCCTTAAGCCTACAGCCTAATGGATAGAGATCCATTCATTGTATCATCCTGCCTTGTGGAATTCCTCACAGTTCATTATCCCGCTACAAGGCGGCCaatctgaaaaaaacaaattctcTGCTTTTGAACAGgaatggcaaataaaaaataaaataatattaattacaaaaagaaaaaaataatatatatatatatatatatctatcgcAAGACTGGCACCGTTACATATTCTTGCTGGTCCTATCTGAACCTAGACAGCACCATTTAGTCCTCTTCCCACGAGCCAGTTACAGCTCCACCTAAAACTGCCGACGTCAGGACCAGCAGCCACCTGGGAAATGTAGGAATTCCTCCTGGCATTGCAGGATAAGAGTTACCGTGTCATCCAGCTGCTTTATGCTTCCCACCGCAGCAACCACACATCTCACCACAATGGTGACAAGCGCGCAGCGGGAGGTAGCAGCACATACAAGGGGCTATGAAGGATAACGTGATTAGAGCCAGCCAGCGCAGGCACAGGTTTTCATCAGAGGCGTCACAAGAGCACGGGTCGGAATAATCTCCTTCAGAGTCTGACATGCAGTGGTAGAGCATGCTCTCGGCGCACAGCATACAGCTGACCTGGTAGATGCACCTCTGGATGGGATCTGGTGCATCCTGGCACTTCCCCCTTCCATTCTCCTCGTGGTTAAATCGCTCCTGGCAGTATACACAGCTTGAATGTTCTCCATCCTCTTTTTTCCCTTTGGACTTTTTAAGAGAGGATGTTGGCTGAATCTTGCAAACCTCCACTGGTTTTTGCTCCTTGAGAGAGTCTCTGCCATTGGCTGGGGAGTAGAGATAGCTGGGCTTTTTACTGTCCGTCTTGGTAAAGAATGTAACATCTTCTGGTTCCTCCCGATCAACGTCATTCCGAAAGATGTCTGGGTGCCGGTAATCTGCATAGCGGCGAATAATCATGTCACGGGGGTTAATGCGAACTATCTCATCTTCATCCTGGAAGCTGACATGTCGAATTGGCTTGAGAGGAacctaggcaaaaaaaaaaaaagacacaggttatgGCTATGTGCAAATTTCATTATGTTGAAGGCAACTGTTAAGTTGTAGTCAGGTTGGAAGAACAGCAAGCATACCCTACATCTGCAGAAAGCAGCTCTTGGGCATTGTAACTGCATGGAGATTTGTGgttcatatatatacaggtattggacctgttatccagatttggatctccataagttaagtctgctaaaaatcatttaaatattgaataaacccaataggcttgttttgcctccaataaggattaattatatcttagttgggatcaagtacaaggttctgttttattattacagagaaaaaggaaatcatttttaaaaattagaattatttgcttataatggagtctatgggagatggcctttccataatttggaactttctggatgatgggtttccggataagggatcccatacctgtactatcaatatataattatttctagAAATAAAAACCTATGGCTCATGTCAATGGAGGGAAGTGATGGGGGCTAAATGTATGGTTCAtggcaatatatttatatcatatatatatgatATCTAATATCAACAGGCTCCAAATTCCAAAACAGGAGGGGATAAAGCAAGTTCTTACACTGTGGTAGAAAGTAAATTAGGAATGCGCCTGCTATCAGGCTGCTCTTTGCcttttaaacatttattgtttGCTATAACAGAGCTATGTAGCATGGCTACTGGTGAATGATTACATGGTTTTTCAGCCTGGGTACAACCCATTGAGACTTGGACATGCTAGCTGTTCCCACCTGGTTATGGATGTAGGCTCTCCTTGGGTTCAGATTTTCAAATGGGGAGGGTCTAATGACAGAGGTGCGATACAGTTCTTCAGTTGGTATAGAGTCGCTTCGGAAAAAGTGATCGTTGTTATGAGTGCTGTAATGGTCTTCTTTATTCACCTGTACAGAAGAGACAAATGCAGGCAGAATGATCTATTTGCTTGTAGGGTTGTCTAATgctggctaattagcaattaatttaaatGAATTGTTAACTAGCCTTGCAGgctgtggatttaatatgtggctggtattaaaggcaTGAGGTGGCAACTTTATCTGCTTGGGAGGATACATTGTTCAAAGACTGCCTAATAAGTAGTTCTTCCTGTGTCTGCCCATCTTAAatgggaactctacccaaacacaagctttttaaaaggtaaacataatttcaagcagtaATTGTAATACAAATCAATTAAAACCTATgcaaccttttcatgattttattatAATACCATGGCTTGgagcagttacctaagcctggccccctgttctcctgctgagaCTCAAATaacatgtaacagtagtcgactgtcctcagcctgccttcagcctgcatcctccaaatcccacaattccctgcacacgtgatgtcaataggGAAAGTAGcatcacagggcaatgcattgtggggtgtgtagttcctgcatgctgtctgtaagctgtggagaagttcttgcaatttgtaaaatcaatgttttagtttGTCTCagcaaatggtatttattcatacttcttgaaggaacagattacagcgatgggtatattaggggtggGGCTAAAATGTTGGTTCAGAAACTGGAGTTCCCCTTCAACATGCCAATTTTTTCATATGGATCTACACTGTTCACATATATTgctttaaaagatcttttataTTTAGTTATTGGGGctcaacactaggcaaattttcCCCTTGTTGTAACCCTTAGCgaacagcaattagctttgatgtGGTTACTGAATACAGAGTTATTGCACTGAACCAAGTTTGGACAGTTCTTATTAATGAGGCCCACTGTATGGTACTTTCCAACGTAAAGCAATGCATGTGTTTAAAGGTCCAATTTATTCTAATAATTCTGCACCCACTGGGACTGAGACACTGGATCTGAGACCAGAGTGCAATGCATGCTGACTGTATAAGTGATCTAGCATGGGTGTGAAATGCTATTAATATCTCTTCATACTGGGCTGACTGTTATAGACTTACAGCTGGTTAACTGCTGTATACTCATCACTCCATACTGCACTGATTTTCTCGCTGCTGAGCAGTAATTCATTCCAGCAGAAtcaataatttttataaaatattcaaaATTCCAAAACTTTCTGCTGATAAGGCAGACTGTTTGTTACTTTATTTCACTGTGCTATCTATTATGTACATACACGGCAAAGTGACAGGggagcattattttattattctttatttaaaacagcaacaccaacatattctgcaacgctttacaaagattatacatcattcccagcaAACTCTCTACTACATTTGCACCCACCACGGACAATTTAAGCAGAAACTTCtaatttttggagtgtgggaggaaaccagcgtacccggaggaaacccacataAGTACAGGGAGAACTTACAAACAATTTGCAGATAGTGCCTTGTCTGGAATGAattaccccagcgctgcaaggcagcaatgctaacaaTTATGCCCCGTCAGTACACAAAttagttacatacatagggttgacaaaagaccagagtccatcaagttcaacccttcaatgACATTACTTAGCACCATTTGCAACTGGTGATATCACAATCAAAGGATGGATCCCCATGTAACAATCACACTCATAGCGTACTGGCTAAATTCTGCCTAAAAACACCTTCTCCAAGTTACACATGCACACACTGACTGCACTTTCTGTAAACTAATGGACATACTCTTACATGAACCCCTTTCTTCCTGCACCCAGATAGCCCCTCACTCCCTCCGCAAGCGCTCCCTTTAGGTTTCTACACATCTTAAAATGACTCCAAGCTCCTGTAACCGCAGTCTGGAATAGCACAGAGTTATAGGAGAGTCTGGCATCATCTGCACCTTGCTCGCTGCCAGCTTTTAATGCACTTCGGAAATCTGCTTTCTCCCAGCTGCTGGTAGAACAATTATGGTACTGTGGTTGCTATGAGATGGGTCTGATTTCTCCCCAGCCCCCACCTGAAGCCACAGTTCCGTGCAGGGGCAGGCAAGTCTAAgaaaaagctataaaaatgtCTCCAGCTGCAGAAATTGCAGCCAGATGAGAGAGAGGAGTTggagggggagagggaatgaAACCGTTCCCTCCCAACCCTATCGCAGCACTCAGAATGTTCATCCTCTTATCATTCATCATTCTCAGAAAACTTCCAGTATAACCGTGTGAAAGAGGATCTTACTGCATAAACCCTTTTATGGGGCAGGGACCCAGTAAAACACTGCTAGGAAAGATACAGGGAAGCACAAATGTGCCATTAGGAAGAGGCAAAAACACTGATGAActcaaaaaacaatttttttgtctaataagagaaaatctaattctaagcaaagttgcattatacattcattacaaatggtTTTTAGTTTTCTTCTCTGCTGACTGTTGAGACAATGTAACataagccagcagactgacagacctgtcttggaAGGGGACCGGTTtttgcaacattgtataaaaaaatcataaccatgagttaaaggggaactccggcttccaatccaaaatttgttaaagagccccacacaacacagaaacccctaatacacctATCATTGTAATCAGTGCCttcaaaaagtacaaataaataccattaataaataccatttttagatGCTataatccagctgcaaaacagtttttctccctttttgcttcatttgaaatcctggcaggggaggagggtcttaaacattgatgttacaaattgtaagaacttacagacagcatgcaggaactacataacccacaatgcattgcactgtaatgctcCTTTCtttgtgcaggggattgtggtaTTTGGATGATGCAGGCTGATGGCAGGCTTAGGATCTGCAACtactgttatgtttttttttgagtgtcaaagtagtcaggcagatcagcaggagaacagggggccaggcttagggaactgttccaaaccatattataatattaaaggagaaggatcaCTCATTTGCAGGTAcctcaggctggtgcagtttctgctaacaggagcactggcctggggtaccagataagtgattacaatcactagaggctgcctaacatttggcacccctcccCCATCCCCTTCcaatgattgtacctttcctcctcctttaaaaatcatgaaaaggctgcatatttattaacatattgcaaagctgcttgaaattatattttcttttcaaaagcttaagttgtgttttggtggagttccccttcaagcaaatgctgctttcaaaagcaaattacatttacaaataacttttacagCACTAAAATTAGAAACTagaattcatattggaaagttgtttagaattatgttttctttaattagacACAATGATATCGTATAAAACCTTGTTTATTTgttggttgactcgccgactgAGCAGGTTAACAGATTTGAATCGGGCACCTGAACAtacaaaatctacattcagggctgaataggcagaaggaggtagaattcctattgtttctacctccatatctgacgattcagccctgaacacctgtggagggtgggaacgatctttcgtgcaaaatggttgcacgaaagatagAAAATcgctgtgtgtatggccagctttaggttccTTTCCATTCAGGACACTAGCTACAAGGAGTTTATTTGCTCTGTGTTTCCATGTTCTGTCTCTGTATTTTGGCTTCCTCGTTCACATcaattcctgccccagtggagcttacaatcaaaggttTCTATCACACCAAAATACAGAGGCAGAACAGGTAAACAGGACTCTCATAACATGTTACACCtcccgtggagcttacaatctacatgcaCTCTTTAAAACACGTAGTGATGACAGATGAACTTCAGTTTATAAAAGTCTGCTTTGGGTAGTGCATTTCCGACTGATGGCTATGGGAAGTGGCAACTAACAGACTGGGGCAATTTGGCTGCTAAAGTTTTCAGCCTGATTACAGAGGTCTATAAGAGGCAACTATTACTATAAACCTATACCCCTTTTTATATACAAAGAGTATCAATTAAAATGCCCCCTCGTGTCACTGCCAGACCTGCACAATAGCAAATAAACCCTTCTGTGTCAATGCAACCTCCCAGCAATGTATTTTTATGGGTGTTGAATCCGTGTGACTGTGTACTGACTGACTTGCTTCATATCAGATTGCTTGTTTAATAAACACAGCACATACCTGTGGTCCATCCTCAGAAGTTTCTGACTCTCCATGGCAAGATGCTGGTAAGCCTGCAATGCAAGTAACATACAAAAGATTGTAAGGAAAATGCTGCTACAATGAGGTTTTTGTGATTAGTCAGCAAGTTACGTTGATTTAGCCTTGCCACTACTGGGTATATAATGACCTAGATGTATGAACACCTTTACAGAGGTTAATGGACTGTATATCAGTGCATGATGTTCTTATTATCATGGGAAGGGAATAAGCAGTAATTAATCTGAGACAGCTCAGCTAAAGGAAAAGAAATAAGTTGCGTTAGAGACGGCTTTGGAGGGCAGAGACAGTGCTAGAAGTCTTTACAGACCTCATTGCTATTCAAGAAGCAGGTTCAGGACTGGCAGGAAAACAAGGCCACACTGCATTAACCTAAAAATATGTTTGAGGAAGGGAGGAAATTGGGCAAAACTGGCACAAAGAGTAGCGCTCATTGTTAATGTCCTAAGGAGGGTGAAGGGAAGCTTTATTGCAGCTACAATGCCCAGTAACAGAAAGCCACATTTGCTCTCCAGTGGAGCTATTTGTTCCAACTGAACTGTTGTTAGGGGGGAATGTGAGCAAGTAAAGCATTTTGTGTCTATCTGTGCTGCACTAAGAGGTTCCAGGTCAAGATATACATGGTCAGTAGCCCTTTCTGTATTACACACGTGTGACATAACTATATACTGAGGATCACTCATCTATATGTTACATATACTGAGTAAAGTGATTGGAAAGTATGCAAAATTCCATATATTCATAAAGAATAAA from Xenopus tropicalis strain Nigerian chromosome 8, UCB_Xtro_10.0, whole genome shotgun sequence encodes:
- the spred1 gene encoding sprouty-related, EVH1 domain-containing protein 1; protein product: MSGEQEPDDSYARVRAVVMTRDDSSGGWLQLGGGGLSSVTVSKTLQPGDSGGTEFLVHGERLRDKTVVLECVLRRDLVYNKVTPTFHHWRIGDKKFGLTFQSPADARAFDRGIRRAIEDLSQGLPASCHGESETSEDGPQVNKEDHYSTHNNDHFFRSDSIPTEELYRTSVIRPSPFENLNPRRAYIHNQVPLKPIRHVSFQDEDEIVRINPRDMIIRRYADYRHPDIFRNDVDREEPEDVTFFTKTDSKKPSYLYSPANGRDSLKEQKPVEVCKIQPTSSLKKSKGKKEDGEHSSCVYCQERFNHEENGRGKCQDAPDPIQRCIYQVSCMLCAESMLYHCMSDSEGDYSDPCSCDASDENLCLRWLALITLSFIAPCMCCYLPLRACHHCGEMCGCCGGKHKAAG